Part of the Lolium rigidum isolate FL_2022 chromosome 6, APGP_CSIRO_Lrig_0.1, whole genome shotgun sequence genome, CCTCCTCGTGGCCACCCCGTTCCAGAGCCACGTCAACCCCCTCAtgcgcctcggccgccgcctcgccgccaaGGGCGTGCTGGTCACCTTCACCACCGCTCTCCGCGCAGGCATCCGCCTCGACGAGGTCTCCGGCGTCGACGGGTTCCGCGTCGAGCGCCTGCGCGGCGGCGACCTGTGGGAACCCGACGATCCCCGGTTCGTCGACGCCAGCGACATGGCGCGCCACCTGTCGGCCGCCGGACCGGCGGCGCTGGAGGCGCTAATCCgccgggaggcggcggccgggcggCCGGTGACGTGCGTGGTGGCCAACGCCTTCGTCCCGTGGGCGCTCCCCGTGGCCGCCGACATGGGCCTCCCGCGCGCCATGCTGTGGATCCAGTCCTGCGCCCTGCTCTCCGTGTACTACCACTACCTGCACGCGCTCGCACCCTTCCCCGACACGGACGACGCGTCCGGCTCGGTGGCCATCCCCGGGCTCCCCGACCTGGCGATCGACGAGCTCCGTCCCCTCCTGATCTACACCTCCAGCCAAGACATGTGGCGCCAGATGGTCGTCACGGACCTCGGCAGCGTCCGAGAGAAGGTGTCATGGCTTCTCGTCAACACCTTCGACGCGCTGGAGCACGAGGCCATCGCGGCGCTCAGCGGGCACGTGCCGGTCATACCCGTCGGCCCGCTCCTCGAGCCGGAAACCGCCGAGGCCGACGGCTGCGTCGCGTGGCTCGACGCGCAGCCGCCGCGGTCGGTGGTGCTGGTCGCGTTCGGGAGCCTCGTGAAGACCGGCGACGAGGAGACGGCCGAGATAGCGGAGGCGCTGGCCGGCGCCGACCGCCCGTTCCTGTGGGTGCTGCGCGACGAGAACCGCGCGCTGCTCTCCAAGGACACCCTCGCGGCGGCCACCTCCCGCGGCAGAGGCAGGGTCGTGCCGTGGTGCAGGCAGGCGCGGGTGCTCGCGCACGGCGCGGTCGGGTGCTTCGTGACGCACTGCGGCTGGAACTCCACCACGGAGGCGCTCGCCGCGGGCGTGCCGGTCGTCGCGTGCACGAGGTGGTCCGACCAGCGCATCAACGCCAAGTTCCTCGTGGACGTGTACCGGGTCGGCGTCCGTAGCCTGACGCCGGTGACAAGGGAGTCGCTCCGTCTGTCCATCGAGGAGGTCATGGGCGGGCCGGAGGCCGAGGGGTTCGGACTACGAGCGGCCAGCTTGAAGAAGAGGGCTCGTGCGGCGTTGGCCGACGGCGGCTCGTCGGATAACGGCGTCCAGGCTTTTGTTGATCAGATAAGTGAACTAGCTAGGTCCGGGGGTGGTTGACTAGGTCGAGCCATACTGCGACTTTGAAGTTGACTAGGCTGGCCTTGTGGGCATGACGAGTAAAAATAATCTATGGTGTGACAATGGACGGTTTGGACTTTTTCATAAGGAAATGGATGATTTAGGTTGGCCTTCGTATTGTCCTTTTTTTTCCATGATTGTGCACTCATTTCCTAGTTCtagaatctctactacttaaaaagattaAACTGGTTTCTTATTCTGCCCAACCAACCATACGTCAAAACttttcgtcgtcatcgtcgtattTCCCTTCCGCACCTGGGCCGCTTCCGCCCAATCGCCTACCTGGGCCGCTTCAGCATGGGCCATAAACTCGGAGCCTGAAAAATCCCATCGCCTGCGAACTAGGAAGAAAACACCACATCCCcaaatcacggacgaaaatcgtccCAATGTTCTCTGAATTGATCTCCTCCCCTTCCGCGCACCTCGCTCTCAATGCGTCGCCGCCGCATCTCCTCTCCTTCCCCCATCTCTGCTGCCTCGCCGCTCGTTGTCCCGGAGGTCGCGGGCTACCCGAGGTATCCGACGTACGTCTTCAAGATCCACAGCCACCTTCTTCCGCGATGGTGGAGCCATGTGCTCTACCCCGACGCCCTGTGCTTCGCACCGCTGCCGTGGCGACCGCTCATCTGTAGGCCTTCTAGGACTGAGTTGCGCGGCAACCACCTTGAATCTGAGGGGGGTGGTCTCCATCGTCAAGTCTGATGTGGTAAATCCCGTCCAGACCTCACATGCATTCCTCACACGATTCACTCTCTTCTCCTTCAATCAGTTTCTCGCTTCCAGTAtgctaatctctctctctccgaTCTACACGAACATTTTCTAGGTTCCAGGAAACGTCGATGTTGCGGGTAGAAGCGGAGGCAGAATTGGGCATGCTCAAATTATTCCTGGTGCGTATTGCCTATGAGCTGAATAATGGTACGCATGGCTATTTCCAGTTGAGGTGCACAGAAACTGCTCATTTTTGTAAATTGAACATGTAGTGTCAACGTATGGTGATAGCTCCAACAATTTTTTGGCAAGCATTGATATAAATCCTCCAATGAATATGACTATAATTTGTGTGGATTTTTTTCCCGATCTATCAGACTCTGTTTAGGACCCAGGGTGAGTACATAGGTGATCATTCAGAAGCAAGTGACATGCTGAGTTCACATTATTCATAATTGAATTTTTGTATTCCCTTTCTCGCAAAAAAAGAATTTTTGTATTCCCTACTAGCACTTCACTGAAATGGTTTTCCACTTTTTATGTCCTCTGCAATCGAATTGTTTCTGGTTGGTTGCATGTGTACTCATGAGGTGTTCAATTTCTTTTAAATTTCCAAAACATTGGCTGAGACCGTTGCATGGTTCTAACAACCTAATGGTTAtgttattgttatcaccagaatttgatcggatcagaggtgggccgcgattggagatgggcttgaagaatatacatagaagaagtacatgaatcggcctcccataccaagtttgggctagtttgcccgtgtatctgtaacatagtaggatacgtgtcgtttaagaagttagagtttaacccgtgcacgattaggtgcacgcctgaattagaaagtcccccggactataaatatgtatctagggtttatgaaataaacaacaaccaacgttcaccacaaaccaatctcggcgcatcgccaactcccccatctcgagggtttcttccgggtaagcaccatgctgcctagatcgcatcttgcgatctaggcagcacacgtttattcgtccttcatgcgttgctcgtactgaagcctttttgatggcgagcagcgtagttatcatagatgttttagggttagcattgttcttcgtatcatatgctatcgtcgtgcaacccttaggcatctagccgcccttacacctatcttgggtgtaagggcggcaccccgcttgatcattgtttagtagatccgatccgttatgattgctccttgttcttcaaggattagtttaatatctgcatggttaggccttacaaagggttggaggatccagcggcgcgtagggtgtagtttgctagccctagacaggatgttccggagaTCAAACTCGTGTTGGttgttaggccctgtctaggatcggcttacgatcaccgtatgcggccgcgaggcccaatcacgagtaggacgttccgattatgcggtgaaaaccccaaatcgtagtaggtcgttttagctttgctttgatcaagcaggaccaccatctgatcgtacacctcgtacgcatcatgggtggatcggctcttccgagccgattcacaggacaacccgagagccgatcgaggctcgtatttaatgtttacgtgtatgccatgcaggaaactaagcgaggcattctccaacaccttcccgaccaggtataggtcaggtggcacgccctgcatcgagcatcggacgtgcgtgccgaaggctttgcgggccgtcgctcggagggaccagggccagccgcagtcctgggagattcccggctctacggtgttgcccgtcgctgcccgccggtgggtttctgaccgcaacacattctggcacgcccggtgggacaatcttcgacatcaaccacatcgccatctacatctgagatggcggaaggcactccggtcaagtacgaggatctgactgaggagctcaagaagaagcatgacgagatcaaagcagtcctcgaagccgacctcatcggctcttttcacgaacccgctcacatggcatcaggtggaaagggttctcacctgaaggcacgctcgatggagtggacctgtccaccccgtcagaagaacgcaccaggtcgctgcgtcaggagatcaacttcatggtggctcactcgctacaccgccattctgagagcctggtgaacactttggagcgtgtcgctcttcggg contains:
- the LOC124667089 gene encoding gallate 1-beta-glucosyltransferase-like; the protein is MPTTTPVQPHVLLVATPFQSHVNPLMRLGRRLAAKGVLVTFTTALRAGIRLDEVSGVDGFRVERLRGGDLWEPDDPRFVDASDMARHLSAAGPAALEALIRREAAAGRPVTCVVANAFVPWALPVAADMGLPRAMLWIQSCALLSVYYHYLHALAPFPDTDDASGSVAIPGLPDLAIDELRPLLIYTSSQDMWRQMVVTDLGSVREKVSWLLVNTFDALEHEAIAALSGHVPVIPVGPLLEPETAEADGCVAWLDAQPPRSVVLVAFGSLVKTGDEETAEIAEALAGADRPFLWVLRDENRALLSKDTLAAATSRGRGRVVPWCRQARVLAHGAVGCFVTHCGWNSTTEALAAGVPVVACTRWSDQRINAKFLVDVYRVGVRSLTPVTRESLRLSIEEVMGGPEAEGFGLRAASLKKRARAALADGGSSDNGVQAFVDQISELARSGGG
- the LOC124666125 gene encoding uncharacterized protein LOC124666125 isoform X1, translated to MCSTPTPCASHRCRGDRSSVGLLGLSCAATTLNLRGVVSIVKSDVVPGNVDVAGRSGGRIGHAQIIPGFYRRSTKTEKCPKRVPLKLGILDSFFLKVTPCFYSQCFLNRVNVLYTDIWSS
- the LOC124666125 gene encoding uncharacterized protein LOC124666125 isoform X2; this translates as MCSTPTPCASHRCRGDRSSVGLLGLSCAATTLNLRGVVSIVKSDVVPGNVDVAGRSGGRIGHAQIIPALVSWAARASSKQQTTAEVWRFGSTVEVFTIF